In the Solibacillus sp. FSL K6-1523 genome, one interval contains:
- the rho gene encoding transcription termination factor Rho: MTSLTIAQLESMTLKELYSLAKQYKLTNASKLTKKELIFAILKSRSEQEGFFFMEGVLEIISTEGFGFLRPINYSPSKEDIYISASQIRRFGLRNGDKVSGKVRPPKENERYYGLLQVDAVNGEDPEVAKERVHFPALTPLYPDRHIKLETSPTQLSTRIMDLVAPVGFGQRGLIVAPPKAGKTSLLKEIANSITTNYPQAELIVLLIDERPEEVTDIERSVNADVVSSTFDEVPENHVKVAEMVLERARRLVEHKRDVIILMDSITRLARAYNLVIPPSGRTLSGGIDPAAFHRPKRFFGSARNIEEGGSLTILATALVDTGSRMDEVIYEEFKGTGNLELHLDRHLAERRIFPALDIRRSGTRKEELLIPKDQLDKLWAIRKTFSDSTDFSEKFLRKLRTTKTNEEFFEKLDTDMKKATNGKGLL; this comes from the coding sequence ATGACATCATTAACGATTGCGCAATTAGAAAGCATGACATTAAAGGAGCTTTATTCTTTAGCAAAGCAATATAAGTTAACAAATGCCAGCAAATTAACTAAAAAGGAACTGATTTTTGCGATTTTAAAATCACGTTCTGAACAAGAAGGATTTTTCTTCATGGAAGGCGTTCTTGAAATTATTTCGACAGAAGGCTTTGGTTTTTTACGTCCAATTAACTACTCACCATCAAAAGAAGATATTTATATTTCGGCATCCCAAATTCGTCGATTCGGTTTACGAAACGGTGACAAAGTATCGGGGAAAGTTCGTCCGCCAAAAGAAAATGAGCGTTACTACGGATTATTGCAAGTAGATGCAGTTAACGGGGAAGACCCTGAAGTGGCAAAAGAACGTGTGCATTTCCCAGCATTAACACCACTTTATCCAGATCGCCATATTAAGCTTGAAACATCACCAACCCAGTTATCAACACGTATTATGGATTTAGTAGCGCCTGTTGGTTTTGGACAACGTGGCTTAATTGTTGCCCCTCCAAAAGCAGGTAAAACATCACTTTTAAAAGAAATTGCTAACTCGATTACGACGAATTATCCACAAGCGGAATTAATCGTCTTATTAATCGATGAACGTCCTGAAGAGGTAACGGATATCGAACGTTCAGTAAATGCAGATGTTGTGTCATCTACATTTGATGAAGTACCTGAAAACCACGTTAAAGTGGCTGAAATGGTGTTAGAGCGCGCGCGTCGTTTAGTAGAGCATAAGCGCGATGTCATTATTTTAATGGATTCAATTACGCGACTTGCTCGTGCTTATAACTTGGTCATTCCGCCAAGTGGTCGTACACTTTCAGGGGGGATTGACCCAGCTGCATTCCACCGTCCAAAACGTTTCTTCGGTTCTGCTCGTAACATTGAAGAAGGCGGCAGCTTAACAATTTTAGCAACAGCCCTTGTTGATACGGGAAGTCGTATGGATGAAGTCATTTATGAGGAATTTAAAGGAACAGGTAACTTGGAGCTACACTTAGACCGTCATTTAGCGGAGCGTCGTATTTTCCCTGCGCTTGATATTCGCCGTTCAGGTACGCGTAAAGAAGAATTACTTATTCCAAAAGATCAGCTTGATAAACTATGGGCAATTCGTAAAACATTCAGTGATTCTACCGACTTTTCAGAGAAGTTTTTACGTAAATTACGTACAACGAAAACAAATGAAGAGTTTTTTGAAAAGCTCGATACAGATATGAAAAAAGCAACGAACGGTAAAGGGCTACTATAA
- the rpmE gene encoding 50S ribosomal protein L31, with protein sequence MKQGIHPEYKTATVVCSCGNTFETGSVKEKISIEFCDECHPFYTGRQKFASADGRVDRFNKKYGIK encoded by the coding sequence ATGAAACAAGGTATCCACCCAGAATACAAAACTGCAACTGTAGTATGTTCTTGCGGTAACACTTTCGAGACTGGTTCAGTTAAAGAAAAAATCAGCATCGAGTTTTGTGATGAATGTCACCCATTCTACACAGGACGTCAAAAATTCGCGTCTGCTGACGGACGTGTTGATCGTTTCAACAAAAAATACGGTATCAAGTAA
- a CDS encoding thymidine kinase, with product MAQLFFKHGAMNSGKSIEILKVAHNYEEQNKPVLIFTSGIDTRDEVGTVSSRIGLRRPATAVFKETNIYEIVKNHNEKLYCVLVDEVQFLSKEHVLQLTQIVDELNIPVMGFGLKNDFQNELFEGSRYMLIYADKIEEMKTICWFCHKKATMNIRVDENKKPVRAGDQIQIGGNDSYYPVCRRCHSNPPL from the coding sequence ATGGCACAATTATTTTTTAAACATGGTGCAATGAATAGTGGAAAATCGATTGAAATTTTAAAAGTAGCACATAACTATGAAGAACAAAATAAACCGGTGCTAATTTTCACATCCGGTATCGATACGCGGGACGAAGTAGGAACTGTCTCAAGTCGGATCGGACTACGACGCCCTGCAACAGCCGTTTTTAAAGAAACAAATATTTATGAAATTGTCAAAAATCATAACGAAAAATTATATTGTGTACTAGTTGATGAAGTCCAATTTTTATCAAAGGAACATGTTCTTCAGCTAACGCAAATTGTGGATGAATTGAATATTCCGGTTATGGGATTCGGCTTGAAAAATGATTTCCAAAATGAATTATTTGAAGGCAGTCGTTACATGCTTATTTATGCGGATAAAATTGAGGAAATGAAAACAATTTGCTGGTTCTGTCATAAAAAAGCGACAATGAATATACGTGTCGATGAAAATAAAAAACCGGTGCGTGCAGGCGATCAAATTCAAATTGGGGGTAATGATAGTTATTATCCTGTTTGTCGCAGATGCCATAGCAATCCGCCATTATAA
- the prfA gene encoding peptide chain release factor 1: MFDRLQAVEDRYERLNELLSDPEVVSDSKKLREYSKEQSDIQEMVEVYREYKSVKEQLADTRELMDMEKDPEMFNMMKEEFNDLNKQIPTLEDSLRILLIPKDPNDSKNVIMEVRGAAGGDEANIFAGDLFRMYMRHAEAHGWKVEVMEATPNPAGGYKEVIFMINGQGAYSRFKYENGAHRVQRVPATESQGRIHTSTATVACLPEMHVEDVEIHEKDIRVDTFASSGAGGQSVNTTMSAVRMTHLPTGVVVSMQDERSQIKNREKAMKILIARVADKHHQEAQAEIDSTRKSAVGTGDRSERIRTYNYPQNRVTDHRIGLTIQKLDQIVEGKLDEIIDALILDEQATRLANLNENA, encoded by the coding sequence ATGTTTGATCGTTTACAAGCGGTTGAAGACCGTTATGAAAGATTAAATGAGTTATTGAGCGATCCAGAAGTCGTAAGTGATTCAAAAAAGTTACGTGAGTACTCAAAAGAGCAATCGGATATTCAAGAAATGGTCGAAGTGTATCGCGAATATAAATCAGTAAAAGAGCAATTAGCCGATACGCGTGAATTGATGGATATGGAAAAAGATCCAGAAATGTTTAACATGATGAAAGAGGAATTTAATGATTTAAATAAGCAAATTCCAACATTGGAAGACAGCTTACGTATTTTATTAATTCCGAAAGACCCTAATGACTCGAAAAACGTAATTATGGAAGTTCGCGGGGCAGCTGGTGGAGATGAGGCGAACATTTTTGCGGGCGACCTTTTCCGTATGTATATGCGTCATGCGGAAGCACACGGTTGGAAAGTGGAAGTGATGGAAGCAACACCGAACCCAGCTGGTGGTTATAAAGAAGTGATTTTCATGATTAATGGGCAAGGCGCGTACTCAAGATTTAAATATGAAAACGGTGCACACCGTGTTCAACGTGTTCCTGCAACGGAATCACAAGGTCGTATTCATACATCTACTGCAACGGTAGCTTGTTTACCAGAAATGCATGTAGAAGATGTAGAAATTCACGAAAAAGATATTCGTGTTGACACATTCGCCTCTTCTGGTGCAGGTGGTCAATCGGTAAATACAACGATGTCCGCTGTGCGTATGACCCATTTACCAACAGGTGTTGTTGTTTCGATGCAAGATGAGCGTTCTCAAATTAAAAACCGCGAAAAGGCAATGAAAATTTTAATCGCACGTGTTGCCGATAAACATCATCAAGAAGCACAAGCAGAAATTGATTCTACGCGTAAGTCAGCAGTAGGAACAGGCGACCGTTCTGAACGTATTCGTACTTACAACTATCCACAAAACCGTGTAACAGATCACCGTATTGGTTTAACGATTCAAAAGTTAGATCAAATTGTGGAAGGTAAACTCGATGAAATTATTGATGCACTTATTTTAGATGAGCAAGCAACACGTCTTGCAAACTTAAATGAAAATGCATAA
- the prmC gene encoding peptide chain release factor N(5)-glutamine methyltransferase — MKMHKTILEALNGASSFLVENGREGNAARLLLQHILQTNYSGLMMKMHDGLTEEQQHDFDQFIEQHVKGIPVQYITGEEEFYGRTFFVDESVLIPRPETEELIVGAVTRMEKLFGKHAELKLADIGTGSGAIAITMKSEWPEAIVTATDLSEMALQTAQKNAEQLQVNIAFKLGDLTTPIANQKWDVVLSNPPYIAFSEIEEMSDVVVDHEPHSALFAEEDGLILYRKLAEQLPPLMNKTALIGVEIGYSQGRAVAEMFKASFPQARVSVVKDINGKERMVFCEMSE; from the coding sequence ATGAAAATGCATAAAACTATTTTAGAGGCCCTAAATGGGGCTTCTTCTTTTTTAGTGGAAAATGGTCGCGAAGGAAATGCCGCAAGATTATTGTTACAGCATATTTTACAAACGAATTATTCCGGGTTAATGATGAAAATGCATGATGGATTAACTGAGGAACAACAGCATGATTTTGATCAATTTATTGAACAGCATGTAAAAGGTATTCCAGTTCAATACATTACAGGTGAGGAAGAATTTTATGGGCGCACCTTTTTTGTGGATGAGTCGGTGTTAATTCCCCGACCTGAAACGGAAGAATTGATTGTCGGCGCTGTAACGCGTATGGAAAAATTATTCGGTAAACATGCCGAATTGAAGCTAGCCGATATCGGGACAGGCAGTGGTGCGATTGCGATTACGATGAAAAGTGAGTGGCCAGAAGCGATTGTAACGGCAACAGATCTTTCAGAAATGGCACTTCAAACTGCTCAAAAAAACGCCGAGCAATTACAAGTGAATATAGCATTTAAACTAGGTGATTTAACAACGCCTATTGCAAATCAAAAATGGGATGTAGTGCTTTCTAATCCTCCTTATATTGCCTTTAGTGAAATAGAGGAAATGTCTGATGTTGTCGTTGATCATGAACCACATTCCGCTTTATTTGCAGAAGAGGATGGACTTATTTTATATCGTAAACTTGCTGAGCAATTACCACCACTTATGAACAAAACCGCGCTTATTGGTGTTGAAATTGGTTATTCGCAAGGGCGTGCAGTTGCGGAAATGTTTAAGGCAAGTTTTCCACAGGCACGAGTTTCCGTTGTAAAAGATATCAATGGGAAAGAACGAATGGTTTTTTGTGAAATGAGTGAATAA